In Cicer arietinum cultivar CDC Frontier isolate Library 1 chromosome 7, Cicar.CDCFrontier_v2.0, whole genome shotgun sequence, a single window of DNA contains:
- the LOC101514107 gene encoding protein ROOT INITIATION DEFECTIVE 3-like: protein MYEVILTSSPEGPITAFDASTGATVAQFTGSRSPCRGLAVTSKGLIAAAHVSSDSGSGSIHIYNWFTSSVFHNIPLPEPVAPLATTSTGDFLFAGGVSGSIHSLSLPSGDIIKSFTPHSKPVSTLHLSDDGSLLFSGNDDGTIVVIQSFKLVDDSPSCSDPIIHKWKAHSESVTNFITGVGICTCTLVSCSMDCTCKFWSLTNGIIQMRTVTFPCAIFGFVMDSTESGFYAAGSDGFIYKGLIKVGSRKMFGKGKAYELVNWGKTKRHGGSIVSLFLVNEGRNLVSGSEDGSVWMWDVEEGEVIMVLVNDQILGRTRSISDMIVVKGTNNNNGFSVTSGEGGRGFSSTGLCDEEMIRTLKQITEVGNLMDVAVHDKGRAIDMLESTIAMYERLLRLILREATKAIEETDGDEDKDNKGKKD, encoded by the exons ATGTATGAAGTGATCTTAACCAGCTCCCCGGAGGGTCCAATAACAGCATTTGATGCTTCCACCGGCGCCACCGTTGCACAATTCACCGGCAGCCGGTCACCATGTCGCGGCCTCGCAGTGACAAGCAAGGGACTCATTGCAGCTGCCCATGTGTCCTCAGACTCAGGATCAGGCTCAATTCACATCTACAATTGGTTCACTTCATCAGTTTTCCACAACATCCCTCTTCCCGAACCCGTCGCTCCATTAGCCACCACCTCCACTGGCGACTTTCTCTTCGCAGGCGGGGTGTCGGGGAGTATACACTCTCTCTCACTCCCTTCTGGAGATATCATTAAATCATTCACTCCTCACTCAAAACCCGTTTCCACTCTCCACCTCAGTGATGATGGGTCGCTATTGTTTTCgg GTAATGATGATGGCACTATTGTTGTGATTCAATCTTTTAAGCTTGTAGATGATTCACCTTCGTGTAGTGACCCAATCATACACAAATGGAAGGCACATTCTGAATCAGTGACAAATTTCATCACTGGAGTTGGGATTTGTACTTGTACATTGGTTTCTTGCTCGATGGACTGCACGTGTAAGTTTTGGAGCTTAACAAACGGGATAATTCAAATGCGAACTGTGACATTCCCATGTGCAATTTTTGGGTTTGTTATGGATTCAACAGAGTCAGGGTTCTATGCTGCTGGTTCAGATGGGTTTATTTATAAAGGGTTAATTAAGGTAGGTAGTAGAAAAATGTTTGGAAAAGGAAAAGCTTATGAATTGGTTAATTGGGGTAAAACCAAAAGGCATGGTGGATCAATTGTGTCTTTGTTTTTGGTGAATGAAGGGAGAAATTTGGTGTCTGGTTCAGAAGATGGGAGTGTTTGGATGTGGGATGTTGAGGAAGGTGAAGTGATTATGGTGTTGGTGAATGATCAAATATTGGGAAGAACAAGAAGCATTAGTGATATGATAGTGGTGAAAGggactaataataataatgggttTAGTGTTACAAGTGGTGAAGGTGGTAGGGGATTCAGTTCTACTGGATTATGTGATGAAGAGATGATTAGGACTTTGAAGCAAATTACAGAGGTTGGAAATTTGATGGATGTTGCAGTTCATGACAAGGGAAGAGCCATTGATATGCTTGAATCTACAATTGCAATGTATGAGAGGCTATTGAGGCTTATTCTTCGGGAAGCTACAAAAGCAATTGAAGAGACAGACGGAGATGAAGACAAGGATAACAAAGGGAAGAAAGATTAG